The Asterias amurensis chromosome 19, ASM3211899v1 genomic interval AGAGTGAACTTGACCAGCTGCGTGCCACTCATCAACAACGCGTCGGATCAGCACTCCGAGAACAAAGGACACGAGCCGAACGACTCTTCACCGAGGCGCTTAGAGATGAGCCCCCTAAGGTACTGAAAATATAAGTCTGTCATGTCTTGAACGGGCGTTTATGAGCACCGTACTTAAGTTCATACTTCAAATGCTTGAGTCACAGCTGGAAGGGGAGTTTGTACCGATTATTGCATTCAcccaaatttgctttgcattctgTCCCCATGAGAttctgtgtccccccccccccccacgatgGCGAACTATGTACAAACTGCTTCTGATAgcccctcttttgaatcatcctcttcAGTCGAGCCCAGGCTAATTTTTCTGGGAGGTAGATTTCCCTTGGGCACTGCCACACAGGGTCGTTAATCCGGAtgttcaaatcctactctaATACCtcattctttgttcaacccaaaataaaaatttggtctcaacgcttttttttttttttttttttttttgacaaagactaaaagaaaaaaaacacacctctTTCAAAAGTTCCTAAAGTCAGTTAGTAGAGCACGTTAATCCAGCGGTTCAAAATTATCTATAAGAACCTTTTTGCCCGTCCTAAGACGCCTACATTGGCTCCCCATTGCAAAGAGGATCACCTTCAAAATCTGCCTCCTTGTATTCAAAGTTTTGCATGGACGAGCCCCACAGTATCTTTGTGAACTCATCTCCATTAAGCACAGCAGCCGTGCTCTACGGTCTGCTGGATCTCACTTGCTGGTAGAGCCAGGGTCTAGAACAATTTGTTACGGAGACCGTGCTTTTTTCTAAAGCTGCTCCTGCCCTATGGAATACATGTAAGCTCCCTGTCTCACTTCGCAAAACAACATCACTCAACAACTTCAAGAGGGAACTAAAAACACACGTATTTACTTAGACTTTCATTGGGTATAAGTTAAATTATGTGTATTCTTGATTTTCTATTgtataatgttttcattttgtgtaggcGCCTTGATCGGTTGTCTGGAGAAGTGCGCgttataaatccatattattcttgttattattattctttgatCAACCCGAGATAAAAATTTTGTCTTGacgctttttcttttttacacagACCAAAAAAATACTGCACCTCTTTCAAAAGTTCCTTAAGTCAACTCAGAGAGACAGACAGCACCACATGAATATCTACAAGCACCTCATGACCATTGATCCCGCCCGCGCCCAGCAGCAACGACGTCAGACCGTGGAACAACTGCACGATATTGACTCCAGCGTACAGAGCTGCTTCGATATGATCACCAAGATGGGGGACGTTTACAGCGAGATCAAGAGTAGAGTTGGTAAGAAGCTGCAGGATGTGAtttcgttttgtttgtttcttttttactaattaaagactctggacactaatggtagttgtcaaagaccagtcttctcacttggtgtatctcaacatatgcataaaataacaagcctgtgaaaatttgagctcaatttggcggaagttgcgagatatgaattatgagacctaaaattacttcttttttgatacctaaaattaattctttttccgaaaactacgtcacttcaggacgagccagttctcacaatgttttatactatcaacatctctccattccTCATTACCAactgaccaagtaagtttttatgctaacaattatgttgagtaattaccaatagtgtccactgcctttaagatcaaattcataaaaacatcAAGATTAAATAAAACCATATAGAACGCCCCATATTCCATATCAGGTGAAGGACTTCCTCGCTCGGAGTCTTATCAGTCTTTCACCgttattcatattattataggtgcatttgattagcttccctgtgtcgaccccgcgcggtgctcactcgggtgagccctggacaagagctaatcgaacgataactcaccctctcatggtgacgtcatgcacctggggccagcctcaaagtgacccactctacAAGCAgagctatttgaacgtaccggaggcagaccggggtcgacccagggaagctaatcgaacgcacccattgtctCCCTTTGGTCTCCCAATTCTTTttttaccccttgcttttttttctgtgtgctcTCTGACTCTCTCTATCTCTCTCTATTCAATGTATTTCCACTTCCatgcttatgttacacttagttacctgttcatgtttgttgtcatttagcctatGAGAAAGACTCTGTGAGGGtcgaaataataaaaatttggggggctaatcatccttactaacagctagagctgaattgcgaaggtcgcgactacaacgtgttcgagaagcaggcatgcaagggcgcattcagctgccagccacatcaacccattatgaccacggaacACAGCCAaaatcgaaagtgtttgattttttcctgagggaggaaaaccggaaaccctcgtggcacagcagagaaccaacgcacaactcaactcacatatggccctggccaggAATCGAATCGGgttcaccttggtgagaggcgagcgctttaagcacaagccaaccgtgaaatgtcaggccattaactaatgTTTGCATTCATGTTATTACTAATTGTTATTCCTCCATTCCATTTTAGATATCCTTCTTAACTCCAGCCAGTCACCCGAAGACGTCGCCTTCTTGAAGTCCCTGGAAATCGCCCTGAGGATGGAAACCCCAAACGAGAAAGAAGTCGTTGAAGAACCAGAAGAACCTGAAGAATCCGAGATGGAGACCAGTGAAGAGGAAGTAGTGGATGCTCCGACACCAGCACCTCCAAAGAAGCCTGCTGTGGTACCCAAGAAGGCTCCAGGGAAGCCAAGCAAGCTCCCCAAGGCACCCATCGTGGCTAAGATTCTCCCTCCCAAGGGTAAAGCACCCTCCGGACGCAAGGTTCCACAAGTTCCTGATTTCCCAATGATTGTTGCAAAGGTGAGCATTATCGTCcttctcttcttcttcctttctagTGCAGTCGTCATGATTAAAGATAGTCCCACTGCCAGATGCACCGGGGCTAACCCCTTCCCTTTGTGTGCACCAAGTGTGCACTGGgatcttttacatgcgttgatagtttttataacaacacctacagctttacgtcccttcggaaggatgaagcaatggttaagtgtcttgctcaaggacacaaagtgtcttgcttaaggacacgaatgtcatgaccgggactcaaacccacactctggtgatcagaaataccagagtttgaatttgatgctcttaaccgctcgccAATGACACTTCCACAATCCTGTTTATCTTTTTCTgttggtaatttttttcttgGATTGATTTTCTCAGATCACACCAGAAGAACCCGAGGTGGTCGTTGCGGTAAAAGGTGAAGCCCTCCCAATGGTCAAGATAGTGAAGGCCGAGACGCCAGTGGACAAAGCTACCGGGGAGCAACCTGCAGCCTTAGTTGAAGAAGAGATCTCTTCTGCCGCACACATCCCAATCATTGCAGGTAAGCAGCCTCCCCATCTCGATCCACAAGAGCAAACCACATCCCCTCTCTCTATCAGCGCCCATACCTCCATCCCTACCGACCCGACCCGACCCAGTATACGTTTCTGTTTAATCGCCTTGCATACCTTGAATTTTTCAGcaattgttttataaaaagtaataagaacacttataataataataataataataataataataaatatactaatttttgttatataattatttggggGAGGGGCTAATCATTCTTACTcccagctaagagctgaattgcgaaggacgcggctatacatgttcgagaagctggcatgcaagggcgcattcagctgccagccacatcaactcattatgaccatggagcacagccaaagatcgaaagtgtttgatttttttttcccgagggaaaaaaccggatggtctggaaaaccctcgtggcacagcagagaaccaacgcacaactcaactcacatatggccccgtccaggaatcgaaccagggtcaccttggtgagaggcgagggCTTTACGCCCAAGCCAACCTTGCCAACAAGCCAACCATGCGCAGGTAACCATCACAAGTTctgctcatggcgcaaggaatGAAACATGTATAGTGAAATAagggaattctaaagacttTGGTGCAAAGTGGAAAAGTGTGCAAAGTCTACAGGAACCTGTTTAGTGCAGGGACAAAAGAAAGAACAATAGAAAGCTCCACAATAATGCATTTTTGAGAATATGTGTTCTTAAGACATGAAAGAGAGTTGACTGTATTTGTTGTTATGCATCCTCCACAGTGAAACCACTCGACCACTACCTCGACAACCTCGACAACGAGAACGAGAATGAAGATGATGTCGCTGTTCCAGAGGACACTGAAGAGCCCTCCACCTCACCTAAAGCCCTCAAACCGATCTTAGTCGCCAAGAAACAACCTCAGAAATCACAGAAAGCTGCCGCTAGTAGAGTGGATAAGTCACCAGAGTTCAGACCTCAGGCCAGTAGCAGAATCGATAATGTAAGTAGACAATTcttcaattttggtttttacccaaacactgatgtgttttagcactgtatactcggtactttcccgagtcctgtgaaaaaaatatcacaggcatattactcgggtgggattcaaacccacgacccttgcaattctagagcagtgtcttaccaactagactaccgagattgcccggtagctagagaagTTCAAATCCTATCCTAGACAAATCTGCTTATGATAAAGATACCCCACAGAGTTTACTGTGTTTCCCTTTagattttctttcatttgtaaACATATTACTTATTATCCATCCGCCGATTGAGTTTGTTTTAGAAAcggttattcataaataccttagacAGTTAACATTCtaattggtcgagagggcatcacgtgggggtgttaaaacggatgatataacaccagtaaaaagtgtttaaacatgggcgtgacacgcgagctagcagctgtgcttataagacagtttattGACTCCTATTGGTctagagcaacggctggaacacctGTGCCACATCACCCGAAATACGCACGATGCGCACctcaatctccttataaggagttttcaccagagggccttaccatttcatagctggagggatgttgtgttgaaagaaatcattgaacaattataatttttgcattttattaacttttggaccaaaaagtgttgaatcggtttataaacaagtggtttaaacccgccaaggcctggttcttgataatttacctcgactgcgtctcggtaaaattttcaagaaccaggccttggcgggtttaaaccactagaaGCGGTAGTagaaaataaagcaagacagttctctaaagaacaaaatctacctggcaagtacatgtatatacacacATGTTGTTACCCCAAACcattattcatgtttttttgtcttttatctTTAGTCTGTCACTCAGAAATCCATCAAATATGGGGCGACTCCAGCTCTGGCATTTGGCCTTGCCTGTGGAGTCCTCGCTGTAGCGACCGTTATGGTCGTCGCCGTCGTGCTTGTCCGTAGGAAGACAAGACGGGTACCAGTTAACCACGGATTCACCGAGATCGACCCTAACATGACAGTGGAGCAAAGACACATTGCCGCCATGCAAGCCAACGGTTACGAAAACCCAACATATAAGTACTTTGAAATGCAGTAAGAACTCAGTTGGACATcggtggagaaaaaaaaatcagctttttaaattgtaaaatctttttcttttttttataaatatatattctTATGTTGGACAGGTAAAGTTTATttggtaacattttttttttagattattGATTTGACTCAAATTGACTCAGAAGAAATTGTTTTAGCAGAGAAAAGTTACAGCTCATGTATAACTCATATCGAACGCAATTTGTGACTCCTTTATTTTACCCACACCAATTTAGTCGAGCACATTTTGAGAACGACGTCGTAACAGTGAAGTCGACACAAGTTTGTAGCGCAGTACATGTTTTGGTGAACTATTTAACCAAATCAAAGTAATTTATCGCTTTGTACATTGGAGCAGCGCTTCTGACTTTTccgtttttgaaaaagaaaaaaaaagaaaaccacaaaaaaaaaaagtttaagacctagtgaaaaaaaaattaattgtgcCGTACTTTTTGTAAATCATTCTTTAATATGAAACATATCAGTATTGTTATTGTGtgtatttgtgtgtgtgtgcgccACCGTATTCAACTCTACATATCACCACTCAATGGTAAAACAAAAGCACCGATAGTTGTGACATAAATTATGCATGCAATTAGGTCAAACCTTTAAGCCTATAGACcgttatcacgctgtcaccatcttggtcatgttccctgttttacaataacagtaatgaatgctaacattcattgcgaaacatggcaccagactattatttcctccagcctcagtttggttgcagtaagttggaatggagtaaaaccAAGATGGCTCCACCGGGATATAGGTCTTTAAATAAGTTACTTCTAGTACTTTTTTGTATTTACCGTCctctttgtacaaaatgtggaaaacaaaagaatttcAGCCGATTCAAAGTAtatagaaatttaacaaatgtaAAGTTGCCGCACGTGACTTGATCGGACCGAATTGACTCCAAGCACTTAGGTTAAAAGGTTAATGGGTGGTTTGAGTTTGGATTAGGACctgggcttaatttcatagagctgcttaagctcaaaatgttttgctaagcacataaaattatgctcaccagaacAAGGTTGCCACTGaaaatacaatgtcacatggaaaatttgtgactggtatcctgctactttttgctaagcaaatttgttagTAAAATCatctgctttagcagctctatggaatttgGATAATATTTGGTAATTGACGGCTTGTTTCCTTTGGGAGATTTCCACTTAAGGATGGGATTGGGGAGACATTCTGCCTGAACGAGTCACTTTGAATTTTGTAATGTAAGCTGGTACTCTTAGCGTCAGTGTTGTGATATTATACAGGGTAGcgttgtttgttgttatttatacaAGGGCGTCTGATAGCCGGTCACAGAGTACAAAAATGCCAGCCGGACTTtggaaatgatttttgggggaaTGCGATTGAAAGATCAAGAAGAAAACATGtcccctatttaaaaaaataaatacacaaaatgtGTCCTGACGTTTGGACCCTAGCAGGGTATGTCTCTTGTTACACTATGAATGGTACAATTTTGCCTGGTTTTATCAGGTACCAGCGAGGCATGCATCAAAATCAACGCATAGTTAATCCATTTTAATCACTGCTGATAAGCATAATCCCAGATCATTGTAGTTAATTGATAGTGTATCTGTGTAGTGTATTGTGAAGTTTGAAGCTGTGTGCGCTGTGTTGATATGATAACATAGAATCTCCAATAATTCCCTTGACTACATGAGGACCATagtgttaataataatgattaaacaaaattaccaaaatagCGTGGTTGTTTATAAGCTCGGCAGTAACGTGATACTTCTCAGtgtaattttgaaatatttattcaaatgttttcttaataaaaaacataatattgtaTTTGTGTACTTAAAATTAACAGGACTTTGACTATTAGTTCAACCTTCCGATGACTGGCCactcacatgattttgatcgcAGTCCGGACAAATCGTAGAAATGGaaataaggccgtgtccgaaacgacgactttggctacagctacgtctagatcagcgcgtctaccagtgttgaagaataggcagacacgcgcgatctagccgtagctgtagccgaagtcgccgtttcggacacggccttattaTTTGTTGGTGCATTCAATTAGCTTCCAGAGTCGGCTCTGGTGTACTCATCCGAGTGAGCCCCTGGCATGAGCAAATGGAACGCCACTTTCCCCGAGCATTCAGACCCGAGTGAGCCCCGAGAATGAcctcaaagctattcaaacgcaccGTGGGTCAACCTGGGTTGGCCCGGGAAGCTAACCGAACGCaacctttataataataaagacttgtacaCATAttcaccctgctgggtgttcaaaagcacagtaaaaccaaaagCATAACTAAAACAGACACCACAAAATAAGTCCTCGAGAGAGAgagatttttctttctttttttaaaagttacaACATGATAACAATTTATTTCAGAGTGCGCCGAATTAAATTCCGCTTCATTGCCATCATTTGTGAGTGGTCAGTCCGAAGCGAAACCTGGTGTAGGATTACTTAACTCATGGCAATTAACTTGCAGTATGTCCTGTCAACTCTCAATTTCATGTAAGATGTAGATTATTACAAGTAAAAAAGTGTACGCTATTTTTTCTGGCTCCTAGCTTTTCAGACAGCACAATAATTAGTTTGTAAGAAAGTATAAACACAAATTGTCattttaagtaatattttagcaCTTGATCatgtaaattttaaaacttaattgaaaaatatggcaatattttaaaagaaaacagaagCTAGCATCTCCACACAGATGAGAAATTGATTTGCGGTAAAAATTGTTTTCCGTCAAAGCTTTTTGTGAAATTTATCCACCTGTAGATGAAATGTCCACCTCTTTTTACTTCGGTAATTTTAAATCCCTTTTAATTCTATATTATTTTGActttcatgtgttttttttttttaaactgtccAAAATAAGGCTGTGAACTTAACAACACTTACCCAaagagatttttattttaatcaagtAGACATACTTACGTTATTTATAATTAGCTTTTAAAATAACGATGAGGGAATTTGGTATTTTGATGACTTCAGTGCACTTTGATATCTGCTCTTGATTgcagggttgtgggttcaaatcccacctggtTTTCCCAAAAACAAATCGTTCATCAGAATGTTATAATATTTTGGGTTTGAATCACTCTGGGGAAGCCTGTTGATAATTTTTTCCTAATAGGACTCAAGAAAGCATGGAATACTATCAATAAAAACACACGTAATTGTTTAGAAATCCAATTTAAAAACTGTTCGACTCGGAACCACATGGAGTATACAAAACTAAAATATGTTATCGTTAACCCTTTGGTACACagaataactttttttaaagcaaagaaAGAACATATTCAACCGTGTTGTTCTCAAAATTGCTCATTCTGTAGAACATCACACCAAACGAAAGCCCGACAATCACTCTAAACAACGGAATGAGAGTGGTATATATTGGGGTTGTAGTTCAGAGGTTACGATTGTTTGTAGAAGTCCAATTTGATGTGTTTTTGGTAGTCGCTAGCGACTGCCTTTTGCACCAAAGGGTTAGGGGTATCGTTCATTTTGTTTATGCCAACTCTCTGCAGGTATGTTACAAATCAAAGGAGTCATTCGAAAACTAAACAAGGAACGTcattcttgttgtttttgtttccaagTTTTGAAAATTCTCAGCACAGGACAGCAGTTTCTCTTTGTTTTAACTTTCATTTGATATTCTTCATAATGtacaaaattgttattattgttttgttattaattaaaatgtaaattcCCAATAATGCACTGGATTTGCTGCTATAGCCGTTTGTGTAGAATTGTTGTTTTTCCATCCTATTGTTGGCTTATCTATAGATGTTTTAATCAATTCGTTTTTATTGTACAGATTTTCATACTTGTATCGCAGTAGGATTACAGCTTTGGTTCCATTATACGACTTATTTGTATGTGTTGAATGTTCTTATGTGATCCGTGTTTAATTTTAagaagttttctttttaccatGTAATGCAAAAGTAGCAATGATTTTATTTTCGATTCACTGTCAATATCACTAAATTTCAGGATGCATACTCGCATAATGAGGTCAATTTTCACATGTTGAGGTCAAAGTTCACATGTTGGGGTCAAATTTCAAATGTAGATGTCAAAAGTTTACAACTAGCCTGCATACAATGTTTTGCTAATACATTTGTATTGATTTCGGTCATGTGgcaaaatattaacaaacagcgtcagtgaaaaaaaatgatataatTGTAGGGATGATGCAGAACACTAAAATTCCTCTTGTTTAGAATGGACTCAAATATTGTGAAAGAGCTGGAAAAACAGTCAGCAAGCGCCCTCTGTCGTTCATCAGGTTGAAATTTATTTCGGCAGAAAGCACAGTAGTTGggtttagtttttcaaaacttttgttTAGGCTTTGTCTCCAGCTTCAGGCTTTGGTTGATGTTGAAAAACAgtaacaaaatgtacactgaTCATACATAAATGATGGCCAGGGCTGGACTAGTCTTTTCTCAAGACTTTTTCTGCGTGAGTCAAGTGTCAAGTTTGCCACATGCGTGCGTGGTCTCCTattccagtcgcttgggataACAACTCTCTAAGCCACGAAGGCCTTTACAAAAGGCTAGAGCTGGAGCCTAAACTGAGGTTTTTGGAAAGGCCCTTGATTGGTATTTTGAGTAGTCCCACTTACCAAAAGCTTTTAAAGAAGTTTTGTAAGGTGGAAGGGATCTGCAAGGCACAATATTTGCAACTACTTGTGTATGTATGTTGTGTAACACAACCTATACTCCTCAATAGAAAAAAAGGTTGTTAAAAATTCTATGACAAAAAGGCAATTGTTGAGAATAACctgtataaaataattattataactgGGTAGTCTCGTCATTAAAAGCTTCAGTGTCACCCCTAAGCTGTCGATTACTTTCTCTGAGTCTTCATTTGTGTTTGTCTGTTGTTAATTGGGTCCATTGACTCTAGTCCCGCCCAACCCCTGCTGTGTTTGATCTAAAAGTGGTACATTCTGATGGATCCGTACAACCATAGATCAAGACAGTTCCTTACTCCATGGTACAATCGACTCAAGCAGCTGAAACTGTCCtctttggcccaatttcatagcgctgctctgcttagcggccaattttgtgcttactttgcagTTTCTATTTCAtggcgctgctaaccgtaagcacatgaAAAAGCATGCTAACTTTCCGgtgcctgaacatctgacgtcacacttcgaggctatAGACCGGCCGTCCAGACGGCGTGTACTTTCaactttgacctacattcactTCACATAGTGGTAGAGCATTGAATTGCCATCCTCCAAAAATGTTTCCGACTTTCTTCAGAAGGAATCTTTTAAATCGATttagaaggaaaaaaatatCTTTTGAAAATGCACAACGATAGTAGTGTGTACAGGAAAAAAGTGCGGATGGGCGATAAGCGCCGAATTCGGCGATAAGCAGAGTTACGGAATTTTACCCTGTGGTCTGGAACGAATTTGGTACACAGAACGTGTCGGGGATCCCCGGGACCATGGAAATGGGTTGTCGCTTGCAGCGCCCTTTCCCGCCACCGCCGATTTAACGCTAGCCAGGCTTCGTCCGGGGATTTTTCAAGTCACCAAACATCTTGTGGAGGTCTCAACTTCTCTttcctttaaagtgctgcttcagaaaatttgaagacTCAATCGTCACAATTCCGGAAactcaaaaggaaacttaagtATATTGTTACAAACTTTAAT includes:
- the LOC139951299 gene encoding amyloid-beta precursor-like protein gives rise to the protein MARNLCLVLICLTAVCSVSIAAYVEAVAGVFDISRGHVLPQVALRCGFLNKYTDLRTGEWLNGDVPSPCDISKNDILDYCRQVYSDLDVNNIEDSNEDREIRSWCPMDAPDIPDGCVETFTIPTYTCLVGEFESKALMVPKDCDFEHIHDSETCKPKSELHSQAEKQCATAGKTVRDFGMLLPCQDEVDLFTGVEFVCCPKQNATPKKVGKPDIPKETAPVPPKVPEPEEPQPEVEPAEPATEPEPITAKPLPEDPYFKESFDEDEEHEAFLMAKQRMDAKEEDKRSQVMQQWEEAQSQYEALRKSDPKGAEAMKKGMMERFDNTMADLEITAQSELDQLRATHQQRVGSALREQRTRAERLFTEALRDEPPKTKKILHLFQKFLKSTQRDRQHHMNIYKHLMTIDPARAQQQRRQTVEQLHDIDSSVQSCFDMITKMGDVYSEIKSRVDILLNSSQSPEDVAFLKSLEIALRMETPNEKEVVEEPEEPEESEMETSEEEVVDAPTPAPPKKPAVVPKKAPGKPSKLPKAPIVAKILPPKGKAPSGRKVPQVPDFPMIVAKITPEEPEVVVAVKGEALPMVKIVKAETPVDKATGEQPAALVEEEISSAAHIPIIAVKPLDHYLDNLDNENENEDDVAVPEDTEEPSTSPKALKPILVAKKQPQKSQKAAASRVDKSPEFRPQASSRIDNSVTQKSIKYGATPALAFGLACGVLAVATVMVVAVVLVRRKTRRVPVNHGFTEIDPNMTVEQRHIAAMQANGYENPTYKYFEMQ